ATGGAACATATTATGATAGAACTCATGAACCTACAAGGTACCCCATTCATAACttagaaaatttaacttttagaTTATTTCAGACCAGCTGGACTTAACCGCAAGAAGTACCAAGTGCTAGATCTTGTTTTGAAACCGTTTAGAgaaatggaaattaatttcaatgaatttgCAGCATTTAAAGcaatcacatttttaaatcCAGGTAAACATTGAATTATTTCTGAGAGACTcactttataattttttaagatgCGGATATTTCCCTTGAATCAAAACATGCAATTAATGAGGAACGTGTTTTAATCACAAAACAATTGTATGCGTATATGGTACAGAAGGACGGGTTGGAGAAAGCAATTTACAGGTGCGCTTTGAtagattttgtaaaataaatactTGATTAGAAATGTGCTATAAAGAATCTGTTGGTCATGactaataacttttttatgtAGGCATTCATGCAGACATTTTAATGGCTGTGATTGATTTACCTGACAATTGTCCATAATataaagaattttcagatttgggCGATTAATTCTTATGGGTACTTCAATGTCAAAAATGGCTTGTGAATCAAAGGAAGCTGTTTGGATTGctgatttctttgaaaatattggtttCACGTCTTTTGCAAAGGAGCTAATTTTTGGAGATCACTAATTCTGCTCCCAAGTTTTATGATCTCATAATTTAtgttcagttatttttttcagtttaaggAATCGTTTTAAATATGCGATTTCAGTTTATCGTTAATGATGTTTCAAATGTTCTATAAAACCacaaaattctaataaaattaattttcactcctatttttgttaagaaatcaattctaaatttcaattctaaTCACAACAGTGAtctttagttttattttaatgtaaatcgattttcatttattctgtgaaccaaacatttttaactagTATTAAACTTGGCATTTGATGGTAATTTGTAGCATCCTTTGAAAAACGATCGTGAATATGTAGCtaaattctcgaaaaagtAATACCAACATTTTTCTAGTATAACTTGGAATTCCGTTTgcaatttccccatttttatttgaaatagtAAGTTATCATCTTTACAAAACCGCAACATCGCTGACAAAAACTTGGTAATTTTATgaggtttttcaaatatttcacatAAATCTGCTTCTGAATACCGAGCCTATCGAACACCATATCATTCATATTAGGAGTCGGCGTGTTTTGGCCAGACACAATTGTGTGTTCAGTTCCTTGTAGACGTTTATTAATCTATTGAGGTGATATTGTTAACAgtatttggaataaaaatccGTTTAACAATTTGTAATCAAATCAAAACATAtaaatatatgattttttatgaccctgataatttttctctaactttttttcgaatatttttttactctttaaatttgcaaaggaaattttttttagctattAGTTGTATTATTCTCAC
This is a stretch of genomic DNA from Caenorhabditis elegans chromosome V. It encodes these proteins:
- the nhr-68 gene encoding NR LBD domain-containing protein (Partially confirmed by transcript evidence) — encoded protein: MEINFNEFAAFKAITFLNPDADISLESKHAINEERVLITKQLYAYMVQKDGLEKAIYRFGRLILMGTSMSKMACESKEAVWIADFFENIGFTSFAKELIFGDH